Proteins encoded together in one Calditerricola satsumensis window:
- a CDS encoding cupredoxin domain-containing protein: MTRLYVVRGRTVLAVLALAAFALAVYAWDGARMPLLPVMGEPEATSEPGGGRAVTVHIVTGEFASRLPDGKEIEAYRWDPGTVVVRKGDRVTLHFHGVNGAKHPFEIRGYNVRGTVEKGKQTTVQFVADRAGTFEIVCLAHPDRAHNGPMVGYLHVLER; the protein is encoded by the coding sequence GTGACAAGGCTGTACGTGGTGCGCGGGCGGACGGTGCTCGCCGTGTTGGCGCTGGCCGCGTTCGCTCTGGCCGTTTACGCCTGGGACGGCGCGCGAATGCCGCTGCTCCCCGTGATGGGTGAACCGGAGGCGACGAGCGAGCCGGGCGGGGGACGCGCGGTGACGGTTCACATCGTGACGGGCGAGTTTGCGTCGCGCCTTCCCGACGGCAAGGAGATCGAGGCGTACCGCTGGGATCCCGGAACGGTGGTGGTGCGCAAGGGGGACCGCGTCACCCTCCATTTCCACGGCGTCAACGGGGCCAAGCATCCCTTTGAGATCCGCGGCTACAACGTGCGGGGCACGGTGGAAAAGGGGAAACAAACGACGGTGCAATTTGTCGCCGACCGGGCGGGGACGTTCGAAATCGTCTGCTTGGCCCATCCCGACAGGGCGCACAACGGTCCGATGGTGGGGTATCTGCACGTGCTGGAGCGGTGA
- a CDS encoding ABC transporter permease: MDEPLNRDMKDLSPLALLAAFAFLAVPALVSQWQRLGLTRDMLWAALRGTAQLMAIGYVLTAVFAAESWWLLTLLLVLMIAVASRSAARRGAPFSGAFWMAFLAIAAAEAVALALWGAFQLVAWKGQYVLPMSGMVIGNAMTVAGLSFERMWREFEQTKPLILAKLALGATPRQACQEVIEQTVKAAMIPNIDTLRTIGLVHLPGMMTGAILAGAPPLVAVKYQLVILLTLLSGAAIAAMVISFLTYRCFFVQRLF, from the coding sequence GTGGATGAACCGCTGAACCGGGACATGAAGGATCTTTCGCCCCTTGCCTTGCTCGCGGCCTTTGCCTTTCTCGCCGTGCCGGCCCTCGTTTCCCAGTGGCAGCGCCTTGGCCTGACGCGCGACATGCTGTGGGCCGCCCTTCGCGGCACCGCGCAGCTGATGGCGATCGGGTATGTGCTCACCGCGGTCTTTGCCGCCGAGTCGTGGTGGCTCCTCACGCTGCTGCTCGTGCTCATGATCGCCGTGGCCTCCCGCAGCGCGGCGCGGCGGGGCGCGCCCTTTTCCGGGGCGTTCTGGATGGCGTTTTTGGCCATCGCCGCGGCGGAGGCGGTGGCTCTTGCCCTGTGGGGGGCCTTCCAGCTGGTGGCGTGGAAGGGCCAGTACGTGCTCCCGATGAGCGGCATGGTGATCGGCAACGCCATGACGGTGGCAGGTCTCTCCTTTGAACGGATGTGGCGGGAATTTGAGCAGACCAAACCGCTCATTTTGGCCAAACTGGCCCTCGGCGCCACGCCGCGCCAAGCTTGCCAGGAGGTCATCGAGCAGACGGTGAAGGCGGCGATGATCCCCAACATCGACACGCTGCGCACCATCGGCCTCGTTCACCTGCCGGGGATGATGACCGGCGCCATTCTCGCCGGGGCCCCGCCCCTGGTGGCCGTGAAGTACCAGCTGGTCATCCTCCTCACGCTCCTGTCCGGCGCGGCCATTGCGGCGATGGTGATCAGCTTTCTCACCTACCGCTGCTTTTTTGTGCAGCGGCTGTTTTGA